One window from the genome of Aminivibrio sp. encodes:
- the hemB gene encoding porphobilinogen synthase — MNGMINRMRRLREHPVLAELVREVSLEPRQMILPLFTVPGTGVRKPVPSLHGADHISPDRLHEAVDTALEAGIRSFLLFGLPSRKDPRGTSAWAEDQPVQQGLRRLKERYGREILLVTDVCMCEYTDHGHCGLLKEDGTADNDPTVLELGRIALSHARAGADMVAPSAMMDGQVAAIRRALDNGGFSSLPVMSYSSKFSSAFYGPFRDAAGSAPSFGDRRSYQMASTNWKEALRESLLDEEEGADILMVKPSLLYLDILSRLRESTLLPLACYLVSGEYMMLRHAANAGSLDGPRGLLEAHLALRRAGADILITYAAVEVARMVTGR; from the coding sequence ATGAACGGAATGATAAACCGAATGCGCCGCCTGCGGGAGCACCCCGTCCTGGCGGAATTGGTGCGGGAGGTCTCCCTCGAGCCGAGACAGATGATCCTTCCCCTCTTCACGGTTCCCGGCACGGGGGTGCGAAAACCCGTTCCCTCCCTGCACGGGGCGGACCACATCTCCCCTGACCGCCTGCACGAGGCGGTGGACACCGCCCTGGAGGCGGGAATCCGGTCCTTCCTGCTCTTCGGGCTCCCCTCCCGGAAAGACCCCCGGGGGACGTCCGCCTGGGCGGAAGACCAGCCGGTGCAGCAGGGACTCAGACGGCTGAAGGAGCGCTACGGCAGGGAAATCCTTCTCGTCACCGACGTCTGCATGTGCGAGTACACCGACCACGGCCACTGCGGCCTTCTGAAGGAGGACGGCACCGCGGACAACGACCCCACGGTCCTCGAGCTCGGCCGCATCGCCCTCAGCCACGCCCGGGCAGGGGCGGACATGGTGGCCCCTTCCGCCATGATGGACGGTCAGGTGGCCGCCATCAGGAGGGCCCTGGACAACGGGGGATTCTCCTCCCTGCCGGTGATGAGCTACAGCTCCAAGTTCTCGTCCGCCTTCTACGGTCCCTTCCGGGACGCAGCGGGCAGCGCCCCCTCCTTCGGGGACCGGCGGTCCTACCAGATGGCCTCCACCAACTGGAAAGAGGCCCTCAGGGAGTCCCTTCTCGACGAGGAGGAAGGGGCCGACATCCTCATGGTGAAACCCTCCCTCCTCTATCTTGACATTCTCTCCCGGCTCCGGGAGTCCACCCTGCTGCCCCTGGCCTGCTACCTGGTGAGCGGCGAGTACATGATGCTCCGCCATGCGGCCAACGCCGGTTCCCTGGACGGTCCCAG
- the cobA gene encoding uroporphyrinogen-III C-methyltransferase, whose product MTVHLVGAGCAGPLWITLEGMELLRRADAVVYDSLIHPDLLQLAPRTCEFHAAGKRKGRTSLKQPEINALLAELGKAKETVVRLKGGDPFVFGRGGEEALALEKEGIPWTYTPGITAAIGGLGRAGIPPTHRGLADSLTLATGHSEDNGAPREALWKAVAEGRGTLAVYMGASSWGSLARFLEANGMAPDTPCAAVTRGGWGCASTVRFPLAGSPPVLRAPAVVTAGGTAGLALSPDRGPLAGLKVAVVRPSPESWDTARFLEGLGADGFSLPLLAEEELPFPGEEDLLARANWIVVTSPRGAALLPRRTDLRTLRGNIASIGPGTTSALARTGLRADGEAGPSTSEALASLLAGRVKPGELVVFFRNEAGSSLPEDAVRARGAEVVNIPAYRMVPSLPPGWESYPSLWEETGLDAAVFGSTALVRAWKTAGLSLPEGTVPVGWGRPCAAAAELLLGRKPLVMAEPTMESLAALLAELKNRKSTEEKE is encoded by the coding sequence ATGACCGTCCACCTCGTGGGGGCGGGATGCGCCGGCCCCCTGTGGATCACCCTCGAAGGAATGGAACTCCTCCGGCGGGCTGACGCCGTAGTCTACGACAGCCTCATCCACCCGGACCTGCTCCAGCTCGCCCCCCGGACGTGCGAATTCCACGCCGCCGGCAAGCGGAAAGGGAGGACAAGCCTGAAACAGCCGGAGATCAACGCCCTCCTCGCGGAACTTGGAAAGGCGAAGGAAACGGTGGTCCGCCTGAAGGGCGGAGACCCCTTCGTCTTCGGCCGGGGGGGCGAGGAGGCCCTCGCCCTGGAAAAGGAGGGCATTCCCTGGACTTACACCCCGGGGATCACCGCCGCCATCGGAGGTCTCGGAAGAGCGGGCATCCCACCCACCCACCGCGGCCTGGCCGACTCCCTTACCCTTGCCACGGGACATTCGGAGGACAACGGCGCCCCCCGGGAAGCACTCTGGAAGGCCGTCGCCGAAGGAAGAGGCACCCTGGCGGTCTACATGGGAGCCTCGTCCTGGGGCAGCCTCGCCCGGTTCCTGGAAGCGAACGGCATGGCCCCGGACACCCCCTGTGCGGCGGTCACCAGGGGCGGGTGGGGATGCGCCTCCACGGTACGGTTTCCCCTGGCCGGCAGTCCCCCGGTTCTGCGCGCCCCCGCCGTCGTGACGGCGGGCGGAACGGCCGGCCTTGCCCTCTCCCCCGACCGGGGTCCCCTGGCGGGTCTGAAGGTCGCCGTGGTCCGCCCCTCCCCCGAGAGCTGGGACACCGCACGATTCCTGGAGGGCCTGGGAGCCGACGGCTTCAGCCTCCCCCTCCTCGCGGAGGAGGAACTGCCCTTCCCCGGTGAGGAGGACCTCCTTGCGCGGGCGAACTGGATCGTGGTCACAAGCCCCAGGGGCGCCGCCCTCCTCCCCCGGAGGACCGACCTGCGGACCCTCCGGGGGAACATCGCCTCTATCGGCCCGGGTACCACGTCCGCCCTCGCCCGCACGGGCCTCAGGGCGGACGGCGAGGCCGGGCCCTCCACGTCGGAGGCTCTGGCGTCCCTGCTCGCCGGACGGGTAAAGCCCGGGGAGCTCGTCGTCTTCTTCCGGAACGAGGCGGGGTCCTCCCTCCCGGAGGACGCCGTGCGCGCCCGGGGAGCGGAGGTCGTGAACATCCCTGCCTACCGCATGGTCCCGAGCCTGCCCCCCGGATGGGAGAGCTACCCATCCCTGTGGGAGGAGACGGGACTGGACGCCGCAGTCTTCGGCAGCACCGCCCTGGTTCGGGCCTGGAAAACGGCGGGCCTGTCCCTGCCGGAGGGTACGGTTCCGGTGGGGTGGGGAAGGCCCTGCGCCGCGGCTGCGGAACTCCTCCTGGGACGGAAGCCCCTCGTGATGGCCGAGCCGACCATGGAATCCCTCGCCGCCCTGCTGGCGGAGCTGAAAAATCGAAAATCGACGGAGGAAAAAGAATGA
- the hemC gene encoding hydroxymethylbilane synthase, whose translation MKLLTRGSTLALLQAERMAVPLREKGVAVEIVPWSTRGDRDTVSPLCSFGGMGAFSGCIEEALLCGNGDGAVHSLKDVPSCCRDGLEIASVLPRDSAEDVLVSRKGHTLETLPEGAVVGTSSPRRKAQLLRVRPCLSVREIRGNLTTRLKKLEDGLYDALVLAAAGLERMGIRSPGTKSLPFLPAPCQGIIALEAPLDSPLFSLGRSVAHRETFLCSLAERSLLRTLGVGCHVPFAALARMEGRILVLEAEILDPHGRESVRLSCSCPVASDEEAVRAGAALGERFRESPEAVRLFAESLAGAEGRP comes from the coding sequence TTGCTGCAGGCGGAACGGATGGCCGTTCCTCTCCGGGAGAAGGGCGTGGCCGTGGAGATCGTTCCCTGGTCCACCCGGGGCGACCGGGACACCGTCAGCCCCCTCTGCTCCTTCGGCGGGATGGGCGCCTTCTCCGGCTGCATCGAGGAGGCCCTCCTCTGCGGAAATGGGGACGGGGCCGTCCACAGCCTCAAGGACGTTCCCTCCTGCTGCCGTGACGGCCTCGAGATCGCCTCGGTCCTCCCCCGGGATTCCGCGGAGGACGTGCTTGTCTCCCGCAAGGGGCACACCCTGGAGACCCTGCCGGAAGGGGCCGTGGTGGGCACGTCGAGCCCCCGCAGGAAAGCCCAGCTCCTCCGGGTCCGGCCCTGCCTCTCCGTCCGGGAGATCCGGGGGAACCTCACCACCCGCCTGAAAAAACTGGAGGATGGCCTGTACGACGCCCTCGTCCTCGCCGCCGCCGGGCTGGAGCGCATGGGAATCCGCTCCCCCGGGACGAAGAGTCTTCCCTTCCTCCCCGCTCCCTGCCAGGGCATCATCGCCCTGGAGGCGCCCCTTGACTCGCCCCTCTTCTCCCTGGGCCGGTCGGTCGCCCACCGGGAGACTTTTCTCTGCTCCCTGGCCGAGCGCTCCTTGCTTCGGACCCTCGGGGTAGGATGTCATGTCCCCTTCGCCGCCCTCGCCCGCATGGAGGGCCGGATCCTCGTCCTCGAGGCGGAGATTCTCGATCCCCACGGCCGGGAGAGCGTCCGCCTCTCCTGCTCCTGCCCCGTCGCTTCCGATGAGGAGGCCGTCAGGGCCGGGGCGGCCCTGGGCGAACGGTTCCGGGAATCGCCGGAGGCAGTGCGGCTGTTCGCCGAGAGCCTGGCGGGAGCGGAGGGACGGCCATGA